The Cotesia glomerata isolate CgM1 unplaced genomic scaffold, MPM_Cglom_v2.3 scaffold_13, whole genome shotgun sequence genome has a segment encoding these proteins:
- the LOC123273761 gene encoding uncharacterized protein LOC123273761 translates to MKPEEISKQKDILHQISQASDAIRRKHKMLKLGKDTAEKAMEEMLKPIVTPLHSLVKSSKLKEENIKKEEKQEVEKQEVEKSLYDDPEVYNSLISDDESSLNNTSLAIASPPASTSTPARKNSLLINYLQRLSKKHKDNDMRYGVRRKYGEMHIGDSPISFVSDTITVKDRNYPITPGLLELLFMKTPKDTLVTQDDKTKYLEIIQRTNTHRKGNDSSKSIYRDSTDKYKKYIADFVEKHGRGLPKYMITTKTPMDYVYWDDPNELVDRLRLLMASQAAGNPSHTNEIMSIIEELREAGVIY, encoded by the coding sequence ATGAAGCCTGAAGAAATTTCAAAGCAGAAGGATATTCTGCATCAGATATCTCAAGCCAGCGATGCCATCCGACGGAAGCATAAGATGTTGAAGTTGGGTAAAGATACAGCTGAAAAAGCCATGGAGGAAATGTTGAAACCTATTGTCACACCACTTCATAGTTTAGTTAAATCTTCAAAGCtgaaagaagaaaatattaaaaaagaagaaaaacaaGAAGTTGAAAAACAAGAGGTAGAAAAATCTTTATATGATGATCCAGAAGTATACAACAGTTTAATATCAGATGATGAAAGTTCACTTAACAACACATCACTTGCTATAGCCTCACCACCAGCATCAACAAGTACTCCAGCGCGTAAAAATTCTCTACTCATTAATTACTTACAACGTTTAAGTAAAAAGCATAAAGATAATGATATGAGATATGGTGTACGCAGAAAATATGGTGAAATGCATATAGGTGATTCACCTATTTCATTTGTAAGTGATACAATAACTGTCAAAGACAGAAATTATCCAATAACTCCTGGGTTGTTGGAATTATTGTTCATGAAGACACCGAAAGACACGCTTGTTACGCAAGATGATAAgacaaaatatttggaaattatCCAGAGAACAAATACTCATAGGAAAGGTAATGATTCAAGTAAAAGTATTTACAGAGATTCAACAGACAAGTATAAGAAATATATTGCTGATTTTGTTGAAAAGCATGGTAGAGGACTACCAAAATATATGATTACCACCAAGACACCTATGGACTATGTATACTGGGATGATCCAAATGAACTAGTTGATCGTTTACGACTGCTGATGGCATCTCAAGCTGCTGGAAATCCAAGTCACACGAATGAAATCATGTCAATTATTGAAGAGCTCAGGGAGGCTGGGGttatatattaa
- the LOC123273762 gene encoding uncharacterized protein LOC123273762, with amino-acid sequence MSDKQKIDVLNYITSDPAIPISFRTWELYEYPLLPATTNHIWAIKTTNQLEKPRFVIVGFQTARKNQSNQNASEFDHCNIRDIKLVLNSQSYPYGSLNLNITNNQYALMYDMYTNFQSAYYGKEAEPLMAKKDFLNKAPLYIIDCSKQNESIKSGPVDIRLEFESSAQFPNQTAAYCLIIHDRIVEYNPISSTVRKLT; translated from the coding sequence ATGTCTGACAagcaaaaaattgatgtgttGAATTACATAACCTCTGATCCAGCTATCCCAATCAGTTTCCGGACTTGGGAATTGTATGAGTATCCACTGCTACCAGCTACAACCAATCACATTTGGGCAATCAAAACAACAAATCAACTTGAGAAACCTCGTTTTGTCATCGTTGGATTTCAAACAGCAAGAAAGAATCAGTCAAATCAAAATGCAAGCGAGTTTGACCACTGCAACATAAGAGATATTAAGCTTGTCTTGAACTCACAGAGCTATCCATATGGAAGTTTGAATCTCAACATTACGAATAATCAGTACGCCTTGATGTATGACATGTacacaaattttcaaagtgcTTACTATGGAAAAGAAGCTGAACCCCTAATGGCTAAGAAAGATTTTCTGAATAAAGCACCTCTGTATATAATTGATTGTTCCAAGCAGAACGAGTCAATCAAGTCTGGACCTGTGGATATACGTCTAGAGTTTGAATCGTCAGCACAGTTTCCAAATCAAACTGCTGCTTACTGTTTAATAATTCACGATCGAATAGTAGAATACAATCCAATCAGCAGCACTGTAAGAAAACTTACTTAA